A genomic segment from Gorilla gorilla gorilla isolate KB3781 chromosome 3, NHGRI_mGorGor1-v2.1_pri, whole genome shotgun sequence encodes:
- the ART3 gene encoding ecto-ADP-ribosyltransferase 3 isoform X8, which translates to MKTGHFEIVTMLLATMILVDIFQVKAEVLDMADNAFDDEYLKCTDRMEIKYVPQLLKEEKASHQQLDTVWENAKAKWAARKTQIFLPMNFKDNHGIALMAYISEAQEQTPFYHLFSEAVKMAGQSREDYIYGFQFKAFHFYLTRALQLLRRPCETSSKNVVYRTSQGTSFTFGGLNQARFGHFTLAYSAKPQAANDQLTVLSIYTCLGVDIENFLDKESERITLIPLNEVFQVSQEGAGNNLILQSINKTCSHYECAFLGGLKTENCIENLEYFQPIYVYNPGEKNQKLEDHSEKNWKLEDHGEKNQKLEDHGVKILEPTQIPAPGPVPVPGPKSHPSASSGKLLLSQFGMVIILISVSAINLFVAL; encoded by the exons atgaagacggGACATTTTGAAATAGTCACCATGCTGCTGGCAACCATGATTCTAGTGGACATTTTCCAG gTGAAGGCTGAAGTGTTAGACATGGCAGATAATGCATTTGATGATGAATACCTGAAATGTACGGACAGGATGGAAATTAAATACGTTCCCCAACTGCTAAAGGAGGAAAAAGCAAGCCACCAGCAATTAGATACTGTGTGGGAAAATGCAAAAGCCAAATGGGCAGCCCGAAAGACTCAAATCTTTCTCCCTATGAATTTTAAGGATAACCATGGAATAGCCCTGATGGCATATATTTCCGAAGCTCAAGAGCAAACTCCCTTTTACCATCTGTTCAGTGAAGCTGTGAAGATGGCTGGCCAATCTCGAGAAGATTATATCTATGGCTTCCAGTTCAAAGCTTTCCACTTTTACCTCACAAGAGCCCTGCAGTTGCTGAGAAGACCTTGTGAGACCAGTtccaaaaatgtggtatatagaaCAAGCCAGGGCACTTCATTTACATTTGGAGGGCTAAACCAAGCCAGGTTTGGCCATTTTACCTTGGCATATTCAGCCAAACCTCAGGCTGCTAATGACCAGCTCACTGTGTTATCCATCTACACATGCCTTGGAGTTGACATTGAAAATTTTCTTgataaagaaagtgaaagaatTACTTTAATACCTCTGAATGAGGTTTTTCAAGTGTCACAGGAAGGGGCTGGCAATAACCTTATCCTTCAAAGCATAAACAAGACCTGCAGCCATTATGAGTGCGCATTTCTAGGTG GACTAAAAACCGAAAACTGTATTGAGAACCTAG aatattttcaacCCATCTATGTCTACAACCCTG GTGAGAAAAACCAGAAGCTTGAAGACCATA GTGAGAAAAACTGGAAGCTTGAAGACCATG GTGAGAAAAACCAGAAGCTTGAAGACCATG GTGTGAAAATCCTTGAACCCACCCAAATACCTG CTCCAGGTCCAGTTCCTGTTCCAGGTCCCAAAAGCCATCCTTCTGCATCCTCGGGCAAACTGCTGCTTTCACAGTTTGGGATGGTCATCATTTTAATCAGTGTTTCTGCTATAAATCTCTTTGTTGCTCTGTAG
- the ART3 gene encoding ecto-ADP-ribosyltransferase 3 isoform X5: protein MKTGHFEIVTMLLATMILVDIFQVKAEVLDMADNAFDDEYLKCTDRMEIKYVPQLLKEEKASHQQLDTVWENAKAKWAARKTQIFLPMNFKDNHGIALMAYISEAQEQTPFYHLFSEAVKMAGQSREDYIYGFQFKAFHFYLTRALQLLRRPCETSSKNVVYRTSQGTSFTFGGLNQARFGHFTLAYSAKPQAANDQLTVLSIYTCLGVDIENFLDKESERITLIPLNEVFQVSQEGAGNNLILQSINKTCSHYECAFLGGLKTENCIENLEYFQPIYVYNPGEKNQKLEDHSEKNWKLEDHGEKNQKLEDHGVKILEPTQIPGMKIPEPFPLPEDKSQRNINNPTPGPVPVPGPKSHPSASSGKLLLSQFGMVIILISVSAINLFVAL, encoded by the exons atgaagacggGACATTTTGAAATAGTCACCATGCTGCTGGCAACCATGATTCTAGTGGACATTTTCCAG gTGAAGGCTGAAGTGTTAGACATGGCAGATAATGCATTTGATGATGAATACCTGAAATGTACGGACAGGATGGAAATTAAATACGTTCCCCAACTGCTAAAGGAGGAAAAAGCAAGCCACCAGCAATTAGATACTGTGTGGGAAAATGCAAAAGCCAAATGGGCAGCCCGAAAGACTCAAATCTTTCTCCCTATGAATTTTAAGGATAACCATGGAATAGCCCTGATGGCATATATTTCCGAAGCTCAAGAGCAAACTCCCTTTTACCATCTGTTCAGTGAAGCTGTGAAGATGGCTGGCCAATCTCGAGAAGATTATATCTATGGCTTCCAGTTCAAAGCTTTCCACTTTTACCTCACAAGAGCCCTGCAGTTGCTGAGAAGACCTTGTGAGACCAGTtccaaaaatgtggtatatagaaCAAGCCAGGGCACTTCATTTACATTTGGAGGGCTAAACCAAGCCAGGTTTGGCCATTTTACCTTGGCATATTCAGCCAAACCTCAGGCTGCTAATGACCAGCTCACTGTGTTATCCATCTACACATGCCTTGGAGTTGACATTGAAAATTTTCTTgataaagaaagtgaaagaatTACTTTAATACCTCTGAATGAGGTTTTTCAAGTGTCACAGGAAGGGGCTGGCAATAACCTTATCCTTCAAAGCATAAACAAGACCTGCAGCCATTATGAGTGCGCATTTCTAGGTG GACTAAAAACCGAAAACTGTATTGAGAACCTAG aatattttcaacCCATCTATGTCTACAACCCTG GTGAGAAAAACCAGAAGCTTGAAGACCATA GTGAGAAAAACTGGAAGCTTGAAGACCATG GTGAGAAAAACCAGAAGCTTGAAGACCATG GTGTGAAAATCCTTGAACCCACCCAAATACCTG GAATGAAAATTCCAGAACCTTTTCCACTACCTG AAGATAAAAGTCAAAGAAATATCAACAATCCTA CTCCAGGTCCAGTTCCTGTTCCAGGTCCCAAAAGCCATCCTTCTGCATCCTCGGGCAAACTGCTGCTTTCACAGTTTGGGATGGTCATCATTTTAATCAGTGTTTCTGCTATAAATCTCTTTGTTGCTCTGTAG
- the ART3 gene encoding ecto-ADP-ribosyltransferase 3 isoform X9 — protein MKTGHFEIVTMLLATMILVDIFQVKAEVLDMADNAFDDEYLKCTDRMEIKYVPQLLKEEKASHQQLDTVWENAKAKWAARKTQIFLPMNFKDNHGIALMAYISEAQEQTPFYHLFSEAVKMAGQSREDYIYGFQFKAFHFYLTRALQLLRRPCETSSKNVVYRTSQGTSFTFGGLNQARFGHFTLAYSAKPQAANDQLTVLSIYTCLGVDIENFLDKESERITLIPLNEVFQVSQEGAGNNLILQSINKTCSHYECAFLGGLKTENCIENLEYFQPIYVYNPGEKNQKLEDHSEKNWKLEDHGEKNQKLEDHAPGPVPVPGPKSHPSASSGKLLLSQFGMVIILISVSAINLFVAL, from the exons atgaagacggGACATTTTGAAATAGTCACCATGCTGCTGGCAACCATGATTCTAGTGGACATTTTCCAG gTGAAGGCTGAAGTGTTAGACATGGCAGATAATGCATTTGATGATGAATACCTGAAATGTACGGACAGGATGGAAATTAAATACGTTCCCCAACTGCTAAAGGAGGAAAAAGCAAGCCACCAGCAATTAGATACTGTGTGGGAAAATGCAAAAGCCAAATGGGCAGCCCGAAAGACTCAAATCTTTCTCCCTATGAATTTTAAGGATAACCATGGAATAGCCCTGATGGCATATATTTCCGAAGCTCAAGAGCAAACTCCCTTTTACCATCTGTTCAGTGAAGCTGTGAAGATGGCTGGCCAATCTCGAGAAGATTATATCTATGGCTTCCAGTTCAAAGCTTTCCACTTTTACCTCACAAGAGCCCTGCAGTTGCTGAGAAGACCTTGTGAGACCAGTtccaaaaatgtggtatatagaaCAAGCCAGGGCACTTCATTTACATTTGGAGGGCTAAACCAAGCCAGGTTTGGCCATTTTACCTTGGCATATTCAGCCAAACCTCAGGCTGCTAATGACCAGCTCACTGTGTTATCCATCTACACATGCCTTGGAGTTGACATTGAAAATTTTCTTgataaagaaagtgaaagaatTACTTTAATACCTCTGAATGAGGTTTTTCAAGTGTCACAGGAAGGGGCTGGCAATAACCTTATCCTTCAAAGCATAAACAAGACCTGCAGCCATTATGAGTGCGCATTTCTAGGTG GACTAAAAACCGAAAACTGTATTGAGAACCTAG aatattttcaacCCATCTATGTCTACAACCCTG GTGAGAAAAACCAGAAGCTTGAAGACCATA GTGAGAAAAACTGGAAGCTTGAAGACCATG GTGAGAAAAACCAGAAGCTTGAAGACCATG CTCCAGGTCCAGTTCCTGTTCCAGGTCCCAAAAGCCATCCTTCTGCATCCTCGGGCAAACTGCTGCTTTCACAGTTTGGGATGGTCATCATTTTAATCAGTGTTTCTGCTATAAATCTCTTTGTTGCTCTGTAG
- the ART3 gene encoding ecto-ADP-ribosyltransferase 3 isoform X1: MKTGHFEIVTMLLATMILVDIFQVKAEVLDMADNAFDDEYLKCTDRMEIKYVPQLLKEEKASHQQLDTVWENAKAKWAARKTQIFLPMNFKDNHGIALMAYISEAQEQTPFYHLFSEAVKMAGQSREDYIYGFQFKAFHFYLTRALQLLRRPCETSSKNVVYRTSQGTSFTFGGLNQARFGHFTLAYSAKPQAANDQLTVLSIYTCLGVDIENFLDKESERITLIPLNEVFQVSQEGAGNNLILQSINKTCSHYECAFLGGLKTENCIENLEYFQPIYVYNPGEKNQKLEDHSEKNWKLEDHGEKNQKLEDHGVKILEPTQIPGMKIPEPFPLPGIKMIQLNEKPEDKSQRNINNPMVIPFGYFQSTLPRSSNKTETVYPVDGLHCSSPLVQMKGKEFLQQSPGPVPVPGPKSHPSASSGKLLLSQFGMVIILISVSAINLFVAL, translated from the exons atgaagacggGACATTTTGAAATAGTCACCATGCTGCTGGCAACCATGATTCTAGTGGACATTTTCCAG gTGAAGGCTGAAGTGTTAGACATGGCAGATAATGCATTTGATGATGAATACCTGAAATGTACGGACAGGATGGAAATTAAATACGTTCCCCAACTGCTAAAGGAGGAAAAAGCAAGCCACCAGCAATTAGATACTGTGTGGGAAAATGCAAAAGCCAAATGGGCAGCCCGAAAGACTCAAATCTTTCTCCCTATGAATTTTAAGGATAACCATGGAATAGCCCTGATGGCATATATTTCCGAAGCTCAAGAGCAAACTCCCTTTTACCATCTGTTCAGTGAAGCTGTGAAGATGGCTGGCCAATCTCGAGAAGATTATATCTATGGCTTCCAGTTCAAAGCTTTCCACTTTTACCTCACAAGAGCCCTGCAGTTGCTGAGAAGACCTTGTGAGACCAGTtccaaaaatgtggtatatagaaCAAGCCAGGGCACTTCATTTACATTTGGAGGGCTAAACCAAGCCAGGTTTGGCCATTTTACCTTGGCATATTCAGCCAAACCTCAGGCTGCTAATGACCAGCTCACTGTGTTATCCATCTACACATGCCTTGGAGTTGACATTGAAAATTTTCTTgataaagaaagtgaaagaatTACTTTAATACCTCTGAATGAGGTTTTTCAAGTGTCACAGGAAGGGGCTGGCAATAACCTTATCCTTCAAAGCATAAACAAGACCTGCAGCCATTATGAGTGCGCATTTCTAGGTG GACTAAAAACCGAAAACTGTATTGAGAACCTAG aatattttcaacCCATCTATGTCTACAACCCTG GTGAGAAAAACCAGAAGCTTGAAGACCATA GTGAGAAAAACTGGAAGCTTGAAGACCATG GTGAGAAAAACCAGAAGCTTGAAGACCATG GTGTGAAAATCCTTGAACCCACCCAAATACCTG GAATGAAAATTCCAGAACCTTTTCCACTACCTG gaataaaaatgatacaaCTGAATGAAAAACCTG AAGATAAAAGTCAAAGAAATATCAACAATCCTA TGGTGATCCCATTTGGATACTTCCAGTCAACGCTTCCCCGTAGTTCAAACAAAACTGAAACAGTTTATCCTGTGGATGGACTCCACTGCTCCTCTCCACTAGTTCAAATGAAAGGGAAAGAGTTTCTCCAGCAGT CTCCAGGTCCAGTTCCTGTTCCAGGTCCCAAAAGCCATCCTTCTGCATCCTCGGGCAAACTGCTGCTTTCACAGTTTGGGATGGTCATCATTTTAATCAGTGTTTCTGCTATAAATCTCTTTGTTGCTCTGTAG
- the ART3 gene encoding ecto-ADP-ribosyltransferase 3 isoform X6: MKTGHFEIVTMLLATMILVDIFQVKAEVLDMADNAFDDEYLKCTDRMEIKYVPQLLKEEKASHQQLDTVWENAKAKWAARKTQIFLPMNFKDNHGIALMAYISEAQEQTPFYHLFSEAVKMAGQSREDYIYGFQFKAFHFYLTRALQLLRRPCETSSKNVVYRTSQGTSFTFGGLNQARFGHFTLAYSAKPQAANDQLTVLSIYTCLGVDIENFLDKESERITLIPLNEVFQVSQEGAGNNLILQSINKTCSHYECAFLGGLKTENCIENLEYFQPIYVYNPGEKNQKLEDHSEKNWKLEDHGEKNQKLEDHGVKILEPTQIPGMKIPEPFPLPAPGPVPVPGPKSHPSASSGKLLLSQFGMVIILISVSAINLFVAL; this comes from the exons atgaagacggGACATTTTGAAATAGTCACCATGCTGCTGGCAACCATGATTCTAGTGGACATTTTCCAG gTGAAGGCTGAAGTGTTAGACATGGCAGATAATGCATTTGATGATGAATACCTGAAATGTACGGACAGGATGGAAATTAAATACGTTCCCCAACTGCTAAAGGAGGAAAAAGCAAGCCACCAGCAATTAGATACTGTGTGGGAAAATGCAAAAGCCAAATGGGCAGCCCGAAAGACTCAAATCTTTCTCCCTATGAATTTTAAGGATAACCATGGAATAGCCCTGATGGCATATATTTCCGAAGCTCAAGAGCAAACTCCCTTTTACCATCTGTTCAGTGAAGCTGTGAAGATGGCTGGCCAATCTCGAGAAGATTATATCTATGGCTTCCAGTTCAAAGCTTTCCACTTTTACCTCACAAGAGCCCTGCAGTTGCTGAGAAGACCTTGTGAGACCAGTtccaaaaatgtggtatatagaaCAAGCCAGGGCACTTCATTTACATTTGGAGGGCTAAACCAAGCCAGGTTTGGCCATTTTACCTTGGCATATTCAGCCAAACCTCAGGCTGCTAATGACCAGCTCACTGTGTTATCCATCTACACATGCCTTGGAGTTGACATTGAAAATTTTCTTgataaagaaagtgaaagaatTACTTTAATACCTCTGAATGAGGTTTTTCAAGTGTCACAGGAAGGGGCTGGCAATAACCTTATCCTTCAAAGCATAAACAAGACCTGCAGCCATTATGAGTGCGCATTTCTAGGTG GACTAAAAACCGAAAACTGTATTGAGAACCTAG aatattttcaacCCATCTATGTCTACAACCCTG GTGAGAAAAACCAGAAGCTTGAAGACCATA GTGAGAAAAACTGGAAGCTTGAAGACCATG GTGAGAAAAACCAGAAGCTTGAAGACCATG GTGTGAAAATCCTTGAACCCACCCAAATACCTG GAATGAAAATTCCAGAACCTTTTCCACTACCTG CTCCAGGTCCAGTTCCTGTTCCAGGTCCCAAAAGCCATCCTTCTGCATCCTCGGGCAAACTGCTGCTTTCACAGTTTGGGATGGTCATCATTTTAATCAGTGTTTCTGCTATAAATCTCTTTGTTGCTCTGTAG
- the ART3 gene encoding ecto-ADP-ribosyltransferase 3 isoform X2: MKTGHFEIVTMLLATMILVDIFQVKAEVLDMADNAFDDEYLKCTDRMEIKYVPQLLKEEKASHQQLDTVWENAKAKWAARKTQIFLPMNFKDNHGIALMAYISEAQEQTPFYHLFSEAVKMAGQSREDYIYGFQFKAFHFYLTRALQLLRRPCETSSKNVVYRTSQGTSFTFGGLNQARFGHFTLAYSAKPQAANDQLTVLSIYTCLGVDIENFLDKESERITLIPLNEVFQVSQEGAGNNLILQSINKTCSHYECAFLGGLKTENCIENLEYFQPIYVYNPGEKNQKLEDHSEKNWKLEDHGEKNQKLEDHGVKILEPTQIPGMKIPEPFPLPEDKSQRNINNPMVIPFGYFQSTLPRSSNKTETVYPVDGLHCSSPLVQMKGKEFLQQSPGPVPVPGPKSHPSASSGKLLLSQFGMVIILISVSAINLFVAL; encoded by the exons atgaagacggGACATTTTGAAATAGTCACCATGCTGCTGGCAACCATGATTCTAGTGGACATTTTCCAG gTGAAGGCTGAAGTGTTAGACATGGCAGATAATGCATTTGATGATGAATACCTGAAATGTACGGACAGGATGGAAATTAAATACGTTCCCCAACTGCTAAAGGAGGAAAAAGCAAGCCACCAGCAATTAGATACTGTGTGGGAAAATGCAAAAGCCAAATGGGCAGCCCGAAAGACTCAAATCTTTCTCCCTATGAATTTTAAGGATAACCATGGAATAGCCCTGATGGCATATATTTCCGAAGCTCAAGAGCAAACTCCCTTTTACCATCTGTTCAGTGAAGCTGTGAAGATGGCTGGCCAATCTCGAGAAGATTATATCTATGGCTTCCAGTTCAAAGCTTTCCACTTTTACCTCACAAGAGCCCTGCAGTTGCTGAGAAGACCTTGTGAGACCAGTtccaaaaatgtggtatatagaaCAAGCCAGGGCACTTCATTTACATTTGGAGGGCTAAACCAAGCCAGGTTTGGCCATTTTACCTTGGCATATTCAGCCAAACCTCAGGCTGCTAATGACCAGCTCACTGTGTTATCCATCTACACATGCCTTGGAGTTGACATTGAAAATTTTCTTgataaagaaagtgaaagaatTACTTTAATACCTCTGAATGAGGTTTTTCAAGTGTCACAGGAAGGGGCTGGCAATAACCTTATCCTTCAAAGCATAAACAAGACCTGCAGCCATTATGAGTGCGCATTTCTAGGTG GACTAAAAACCGAAAACTGTATTGAGAACCTAG aatattttcaacCCATCTATGTCTACAACCCTG GTGAGAAAAACCAGAAGCTTGAAGACCATA GTGAGAAAAACTGGAAGCTTGAAGACCATG GTGAGAAAAACCAGAAGCTTGAAGACCATG GTGTGAAAATCCTTGAACCCACCCAAATACCTG GAATGAAAATTCCAGAACCTTTTCCACTACCTG AAGATAAAAGTCAAAGAAATATCAACAATCCTA TGGTGATCCCATTTGGATACTTCCAGTCAACGCTTCCCCGTAGTTCAAACAAAACTGAAACAGTTTATCCTGTGGATGGACTCCACTGCTCCTCTCCACTAGTTCAAATGAAAGGGAAAGAGTTTCTCCAGCAGT CTCCAGGTCCAGTTCCTGTTCCAGGTCCCAAAAGCCATCCTTCTGCATCCTCGGGCAAACTGCTGCTTTCACAGTTTGGGATGGTCATCATTTTAATCAGTGTTTCTGCTATAAATCTCTTTGTTGCTCTGTAG
- the ART3 gene encoding ecto-ADP-ribosyltransferase 3 isoform X4, translating into MKTGHFEIVTMLLATMILVDIFQVKAEVLDMADNAFDDEYLKCTDRMEIKYVPQLLKEEKASHQQLDTVWENAKAKWAARKTQIFLPMNFKDNHGIALMAYISEAQEQTPFYHLFSEAVKMAGQSREDYIYGFQFKAFHFYLTRALQLLRRPCETSSKNVVYRTSQGTSFTFGGLNQARFGHFTLAYSAKPQAANDQLTVLSIYTCLGVDIENFLDKESERITLIPLNEVFQVSQEGAGNNLILQSINKTCSHYECAFLGGLKTENCIENLEYFQPIYVYNPGEKNQKLEDHSEKNWKLEDHGEKNQKLEDHGVKILEPTQIPGMKIPEPFPLPGIKMIQLNEKPEDKSQRNINNPTPGPVPVPGPKSHPSASSGKLLLSQFGMVIILISVSAINLFVAL; encoded by the exons atgaagacggGACATTTTGAAATAGTCACCATGCTGCTGGCAACCATGATTCTAGTGGACATTTTCCAG gTGAAGGCTGAAGTGTTAGACATGGCAGATAATGCATTTGATGATGAATACCTGAAATGTACGGACAGGATGGAAATTAAATACGTTCCCCAACTGCTAAAGGAGGAAAAAGCAAGCCACCAGCAATTAGATACTGTGTGGGAAAATGCAAAAGCCAAATGGGCAGCCCGAAAGACTCAAATCTTTCTCCCTATGAATTTTAAGGATAACCATGGAATAGCCCTGATGGCATATATTTCCGAAGCTCAAGAGCAAACTCCCTTTTACCATCTGTTCAGTGAAGCTGTGAAGATGGCTGGCCAATCTCGAGAAGATTATATCTATGGCTTCCAGTTCAAAGCTTTCCACTTTTACCTCACAAGAGCCCTGCAGTTGCTGAGAAGACCTTGTGAGACCAGTtccaaaaatgtggtatatagaaCAAGCCAGGGCACTTCATTTACATTTGGAGGGCTAAACCAAGCCAGGTTTGGCCATTTTACCTTGGCATATTCAGCCAAACCTCAGGCTGCTAATGACCAGCTCACTGTGTTATCCATCTACACATGCCTTGGAGTTGACATTGAAAATTTTCTTgataaagaaagtgaaagaatTACTTTAATACCTCTGAATGAGGTTTTTCAAGTGTCACAGGAAGGGGCTGGCAATAACCTTATCCTTCAAAGCATAAACAAGACCTGCAGCCATTATGAGTGCGCATTTCTAGGTG GACTAAAAACCGAAAACTGTATTGAGAACCTAG aatattttcaacCCATCTATGTCTACAACCCTG GTGAGAAAAACCAGAAGCTTGAAGACCATA GTGAGAAAAACTGGAAGCTTGAAGACCATG GTGAGAAAAACCAGAAGCTTGAAGACCATG GTGTGAAAATCCTTGAACCCACCCAAATACCTG GAATGAAAATTCCAGAACCTTTTCCACTACCTG gaataaaaatgatacaaCTGAATGAAAAACCTG AAGATAAAAGTCAAAGAAATATCAACAATCCTA CTCCAGGTCCAGTTCCTGTTCCAGGTCCCAAAAGCCATCCTTCTGCATCCTCGGGCAAACTGCTGCTTTCACAGTTTGGGATGGTCATCATTTTAATCAGTGTTTCTGCTATAAATCTCTTTGTTGCTCTGTAG
- the ART3 gene encoding ecto-ADP-ribosyltransferase 3 isoform X3, with protein MKTGHFEIVTMLLATMILVDIFQVKAEVLDMADNAFDDEYLKCTDRMEIKYVPQLLKEEKASHQQLDTVWENAKAKWAARKTQIFLPMNFKDNHGIALMAYISEAQEQTPFYHLFSEAVKMAGQSREDYIYGFQFKAFHFYLTRALQLLRRPCETSSKNVVYRTSQGTSFTFGGLNQARFGHFTLAYSAKPQAANDQLTVLSIYTCLGVDIENFLDKESERITLIPLNEVFQVSQEGAGNNLILQSINKTCSHYECAFLGGLKTENCIENLEYFQPIYVYNPGEKNQKLEDHSEKNWKLEDHGEKNQKLEDHGVKILEPTQIPEDKSQRNINNPMVIPFGYFQSTLPRSSNKTETVYPVDGLHCSSPLVQMKGKEFLQQSPGPVPVPGPKSHPSASSGKLLLSQFGMVIILISVSAINLFVAL; from the exons atgaagacggGACATTTTGAAATAGTCACCATGCTGCTGGCAACCATGATTCTAGTGGACATTTTCCAG gTGAAGGCTGAAGTGTTAGACATGGCAGATAATGCATTTGATGATGAATACCTGAAATGTACGGACAGGATGGAAATTAAATACGTTCCCCAACTGCTAAAGGAGGAAAAAGCAAGCCACCAGCAATTAGATACTGTGTGGGAAAATGCAAAAGCCAAATGGGCAGCCCGAAAGACTCAAATCTTTCTCCCTATGAATTTTAAGGATAACCATGGAATAGCCCTGATGGCATATATTTCCGAAGCTCAAGAGCAAACTCCCTTTTACCATCTGTTCAGTGAAGCTGTGAAGATGGCTGGCCAATCTCGAGAAGATTATATCTATGGCTTCCAGTTCAAAGCTTTCCACTTTTACCTCACAAGAGCCCTGCAGTTGCTGAGAAGACCTTGTGAGACCAGTtccaaaaatgtggtatatagaaCAAGCCAGGGCACTTCATTTACATTTGGAGGGCTAAACCAAGCCAGGTTTGGCCATTTTACCTTGGCATATTCAGCCAAACCTCAGGCTGCTAATGACCAGCTCACTGTGTTATCCATCTACACATGCCTTGGAGTTGACATTGAAAATTTTCTTgataaagaaagtgaaagaatTACTTTAATACCTCTGAATGAGGTTTTTCAAGTGTCACAGGAAGGGGCTGGCAATAACCTTATCCTTCAAAGCATAAACAAGACCTGCAGCCATTATGAGTGCGCATTTCTAGGTG GACTAAAAACCGAAAACTGTATTGAGAACCTAG aatattttcaacCCATCTATGTCTACAACCCTG GTGAGAAAAACCAGAAGCTTGAAGACCATA GTGAGAAAAACTGGAAGCTTGAAGACCATG GTGAGAAAAACCAGAAGCTTGAAGACCATG GTGTGAAAATCCTTGAACCCACCCAAATACCTG AAGATAAAAGTCAAAGAAATATCAACAATCCTA TGGTGATCCCATTTGGATACTTCCAGTCAACGCTTCCCCGTAGTTCAAACAAAACTGAAACAGTTTATCCTGTGGATGGACTCCACTGCTCCTCTCCACTAGTTCAAATGAAAGGGAAAGAGTTTCTCCAGCAGT CTCCAGGTCCAGTTCCTGTTCCAGGTCCCAAAAGCCATCCTTCTGCATCCTCGGGCAAACTGCTGCTTTCACAGTTTGGGATGGTCATCATTTTAATCAGTGTTTCTGCTATAAATCTCTTTGTTGCTCTGTAG